One genomic region from Sphingobacterium sp. UGAL515B_05 encodes:
- a CDS encoding cation:proton antiporter regulatory subunit, with amino-acid sequence MSIVRESDLIGIGKKFQIETDAGDNMVVVIHDDGRRELYRYDDEEHESRCVMTLNDDESRQIAGIIGGLSYKPKALETIEVALDDLRIEWYKVEGKNEGAGKTIGELEVRQRTGASIIAGIRDDDTVINPGPSYLISPGTTLVIAGKKNNIKLLKEILL; translated from the coding sequence ATGTCTATTGTAAGAGAGTCCGATCTGATTGGAATTGGAAAAAAATTTCAAATTGAAACCGATGCGGGAGACAATATGGTTGTTGTTATCCATGACGATGGCAGACGGGAACTTTATCGCTATGATGACGAGGAGCACGAGTCACGTTGCGTTATGACACTTAATGATGATGAATCCCGGCAGATTGCGGGTATTATCGGTGGCTTGTCCTACAAACCTAAAGCTTTGGAGACAATTGAAGTTGCTTTGGACGATTTGCGTATTGAATGGTACAAAGTGGAAGGTAAAAATGAAGGGGCCGGAAAGACAATTGGAGAGCTGGAAGTTCGCCAACGTACAGGTGCATCGATTATTGCTGGGATACGGGATGATGATACGGTTATCAATCCAGGACCGTCTTATTTGATTAGCCCAGGTACAACCCTTGTCATCGCGGGGAAGAAGAATAATATTAAACTTTTAAAGGAAATTTTACTGTAA